Within Streptomyces antibioticus, the genomic segment TAGGCCGTGCCGATGCCCACCGACTTGAGGGTCTGGGCGAGGAGGGCGAAGGAGACGACATAGCCGACGGCCGTCAGCAGGCTGGGCCAGAGCCTGCTGAAGCCGTGGCTGTACTTCATGGCGGTCGTCGCGGCCACCTCGGCGGCGATGGCGCCGGCGAGCGTCAGGTAACCCATGTGTACGAGCGTACATACCGGCGGTCCGTTTTGGGTACCGCTGGTACGGACTCGCCTTGTACGAGCGGCAGTTGAGGCCCCCGGAGCTGCGAAAGCGTTATAGAAACCGCTCACCGAAACGGATGAGCGTGCCACACGGCTTCCACTACTGTTTCACCGTTCATTTACACGGAGGCGCCGCCGGAGGAACCGCGCATG encodes:
- a CDS encoding DMT family transporter; this encodes MGYLTLAGAIAAEVAATTAMKYSHGFSRLWPSLLTAVGYVVSFALLAQTLKSVGIGTAYAIWAGVGTAAIAVIGLVLFGEALTLTKVAGIALIVGGVVVLNLGGAH